A portion of the Bulleidia sp. zg-1006 genome contains these proteins:
- a CDS encoding helix-turn-helix transcriptional regulator, with protein sequence MAISYNKLWKLLIDKNMTKTDLKNVTEFISVTLANIGKGKFVSLRMIDKICDELDCDVNDIMEHIASENIERE encoded by the coding sequence ATGGCGATTAGCTATAATAAACTATGGAAACTACTGATAGATAAAAATATGACTAAAACAGATTTGAAGAATGTAACCGAATTCATTTCGGTTACATTAGCAAACATAGGTAAGGGTAAGTTTGTAAGCTTAAGAATGATAGACAAAATTTGTGATGAACTGGATTGCGATGTGAATGACATTATGGAACATATTGCAAGCGAAAATATTGAAAGAGAGTAG